In Xenopus tropicalis strain Nigerian chromosome 5, UCB_Xtro_10.0, whole genome shotgun sequence, one genomic interval encodes:
- the LOC108644463 gene encoding retinal rod rhodopsin-sensitive cGMP 3',5'-cyclic phosphodiesterase subunit delta: MSQDERAKQILKGFKLNWMNLRDAETGKILWQGTEDLSVPGVEHEARVPKKILKCKAVSRELNFSSAEQMEKFRLEQKVYFKGQCLEEWFFEFGFVIPNSMNTWQSLIEAAPESQMMPANVLTGNVVIETKFFDDDLLVSTSRVRLFYV; this comes from the exons ATGTCTCAGGATGAGAGAGCCAAGCAAATCCTAAAGGGATTCAAACT GAACTGGATGAATCTCCGAGATGCAGAAACTGGGAAAATTTTGTGGCAGGGTACAGAGGACCTGTCGGTTCCAGGGGTTGAACACGAAG CTCGAGTACCAAAGAAAATTTTAAAGTGTAAAGCTGTTTCTAGGGAGCTAAATTTCTCTTCTGCGGAGCAGATGGAGAAGTTCAGACTTGAACAGAAAGTATACTTCAAAGGTCAATGTCTAGAAG AGTGGTTCTTTGAGTTTGGTTTTGTGATACCCAATTCCATGAACACCTGGCAGTCCCTAATAGAGGCTGCGCCTGAATCTCAGATGATGCCAGCAAATGTTTTAAC TGGTAATGTTGTCATAGAAACCAAGTTCTTCGATGATGACCTTCTCGTTAGTACTTCCAGAGTTAGACTCTTCTACGTTTGA